The Parcubacteria group bacterium CG10_big_fil_rev_8_21_14_0_10_36_14 genome segment CTGCCACTCTTGATTGTTGAAAAATAATTGATTTAGCTGGGTCAATTCCGGCAGCTAAATAAATTTTGGCAACTTCAATAATATGCCGGCGTAACTCTTCTGAGCCTTGCTTAACGGTGATGGCGTGATAATCAACAATTGAAAATATACAATTATATTTTTCCTGCATCTTCACCCACTGCGAAATAGCGCCAATATAATTTCCGATGTTTAGATTCCCGCTTGGTTGAATTCCTGAAAAAATGGTTTTTTTCAATTCTAGATTTTTTTCTATTTTTTTCTCCATATATTTATCTTTATATTTTTATCTTACTGGAAAAATCCCGTAAAAGCAACAAATGTAATAAAAAGCCTCAGTATAAATAACTGAGGCTTCTATTCAACCCTTTCAAAAAGAACAAAAGCAAGAAAAAATAAATTTGTCTTAACTAGATGCGACTAGCTTTGAGCCATTCTCTCGACTATTCAGGGACTAGACTGACCAACAAAGCACAATTTGTTAACTCGTAATCATGAGAATCTCAACAA includes the following:
- a CDS encoding tryptophan--tRNA ligase translates to MEKKIEKNLELKKTIFSGIQPSGNLNIGNYIGAISQWVKMQEKYNCIFSIVDYHAITVKQGSEELRRHIIEVAKIYLAAGIDPAKSIIFQQSRVA